Proteins from a single region of Sphaerochaeta globosa str. Buddy:
- a CDS encoding AraC family transcriptional regulator, with product MISVQNTYDFSIDEILSAVFIETQRDWKLSNLCFMDRWILCYSVDGEVTYTIDNQYKMIKKGDILFIPPGKSRSATTSSFSPWKFIVIKFRLSHVNDETKAILDSIPNILQLPNHPVIQGFKEMELAWRTKKPGYILKCKGLLYSIMYQLFSKMAGNMEHSKYSKVLSNVLSVIGSNVQENYSVQELAEMVDLSSSYFRTIFKQFTGFSPVQYQNYIKMHHAYDLLTCEHYTISEVADRVGINDEFYFSRLFKQVIGTPPSQVKR from the coding sequence ATGATCTCTGTACAGAATACCTACGATTTTTCCATCGACGAAATTCTCAGTGCCGTCTTCATTGAGACCCAACGTGACTGGAAGTTGAGCAATCTCTGTTTCATGGACCGTTGGATCCTCTGCTATTCGGTCGACGGAGAGGTCACCTATACCATTGACAATCAGTACAAGATGATCAAGAAGGGAGATATTCTTTTCATCCCTCCTGGAAAATCACGTTCCGCTACTACCAGCTCCTTCAGTCCTTGGAAATTCATCGTTATCAAGTTCCGTCTCTCCCATGTAAATGATGAGACCAAGGCAATTCTTGACTCTATCCCAAACATCCTCCAACTACCCAACCATCCGGTCATCCAAGGGTTTAAGGAAATGGAACTGGCATGGAGGACAAAAAAACCGGGTTATATCCTGAAATGCAAAGGGTTGCTCTATTCCATCATGTACCAGCTTTTTAGCAAGATGGCCGGGAATATGGAACATTCAAAGTACTCCAAAGTGCTATCCAATGTGCTATCGGTCATCGGAAGTAATGTACAAGAGAACTATTCGGTCCAAGAACTTGCTGAAATGGTCGATCTCTCATCCTCTTACTTCAGGACAATCTTCAAACAGTTCACCGGGTTCTCACCGGTCCAATACCAGAACTATATCAAAATGCACCATGCCTACGATCTGCTTACCTGCGAGCACTATACTATCAGCGAAGTAGCCGACCGGGTAGGTATCAATGATGAGTTTTATTTCAGCCGGCTCTTCAAACAGGTCATAGGTACACCTCCATCACAGGTGAAACGATGA
- a CDS encoding AGE family epimerase/isomerase, whose amino-acid sequence MNTDDFSTLTNLSARAQHVLGTNILPFWKEALFDEQNQSFYSYIDQNRIPDKTRPLNAILLTRMLWAYSAVYEQSGDTACLKLADAAYKTLLNSFRDPLYGGIFYQIQADSTPLVLQKRIFAQAFYIIALARYSKATGSNEALLEASNTHQLLLQHAQIVRGGFTDTLTRDWRDEVDEHFWWMNNQGAPFIFNSQLHMLEAAIELQEAAPSEKKSNQIKDQITFILQWFLDCTNNHLFISISDQAKPMDETINFSNELETAYLLRRAARLCGDEKRVDQLCTTLVRNVMHIALDETHGGLFFSSHVQHGLNRCKVWYVHAEAMVALLDAYEATNENCFLNWATEIWKFIEQHLVDWDGGEWFSSAKNPYTDEVSIQQQRARDSRTGKEKASAYKCPYHTVRACLEINRRVKQLTS is encoded by the coding sequence ATGAATACGGATGATTTCAGTACCCTCACCAATCTATCAGCACGTGCTCAGCATGTCCTAGGGACCAATATTCTCCCCTTCTGGAAAGAAGCTCTCTTTGATGAGCAGAATCAGAGTTTTTACTCATATATTGACCAGAATCGGATACCCGACAAAACACGCCCGTTGAACGCCATACTATTGACCCGGATGCTCTGGGCTTACAGTGCCGTCTACGAACAGTCCGGGGACACTGCCTGTCTTAAACTTGCTGATGCTGCCTACAAAACCCTGCTCAACTCTTTCAGGGATCCTCTCTACGGGGGTATCTTCTACCAAATACAGGCTGACTCCACACCTTTGGTTCTACAAAAACGGATCTTTGCTCAAGCCTTCTACATCATCGCCCTGGCACGGTATTCAAAGGCTACCGGGAGCAATGAAGCGCTCTTGGAAGCAAGTAACACCCACCAACTTCTTCTTCAACATGCCCAGATAGTGAGAGGAGGTTTCACCGACACCCTCACTCGCGACTGGCGTGACGAGGTGGATGAACACTTCTGGTGGATGAACAACCAAGGAGCGCCTTTCATCTTTAACAGCCAACTGCACATGCTTGAGGCAGCAATTGAACTTCAAGAAGCAGCCCCAAGCGAAAAAAAATCAAATCAGATTAAGGACCAAATAACCTTCATTCTCCAATGGTTCCTCGATTGCACGAACAATCATCTATTTATCTCAATCTCAGATCAGGCTAAGCCAATGGATGAAACGATAAACTTCTCCAACGAACTGGAGACAGCATACCTTCTCAGACGAGCTGCAAGGCTTTGTGGAGACGAAAAGAGAGTCGACCAACTTTGTACTACATTGGTGAGAAATGTCATGCATATTGCTTTGGATGAGACGCATGGGGGCCTTTTTTTCTCATCTCATGTTCAGCATGGACTAAATCGTTGCAAGGTTTGGTATGTCCATGCAGAGGCAATGGTCGCTCTGTTGGATGCCTATGAGGCCACCAACGAAAACTGTTTCCTAAACTGGGCAACTGAAATATGGAAGTTTATCGAACAACATCTGGTCGACTGGGATGGAGGAGAATGGTTTTCTTCGGCAAAAAATCCCTACACAGATGAGGTGAGCATTCAACAACAGAGGGCAAGGGACAGCAGGACCGGCAAGGAGAAAGCCAGCGCCTACAAATGTCCCTACCATACCGTACGGGCCTGCCTTGAGATTAATCGACGAGTGAAGCAGCTTACTTCTTGA
- a CDS encoding SGNH/GDSL hydrolase family protein — translation MTEKKLSNILPGIAANTFSILADSISTFAGYVPEENELFYPKDGVDVVDVSQTWWHILSKRTGLSLLVNESYSGSRVSRTGNRPITSSFLDEKRQSPLCGDIIIIFGGTNDWGAKEQPATKEIFTEAYRNLVEMMLKRHTKSKLYFCTPLQRTDHALTEQNIHGWTQLDLADSIRSIVADYPKAHLIDLALHPITEGDGMLTDGLHPTRMGMEVLASLMQAGLNLVMDYQ, via the coding sequence TTGACGGAGAAAAAGCTCAGCAATATCCTGCCCGGCATAGCAGCAAACACTTTTTCAATTCTCGCAGACTCGATATCGACCTTCGCTGGTTACGTGCCTGAGGAGAATGAACTTTTCTATCCAAAAGATGGCGTAGATGTCGTAGATGTCTCTCAAACCTGGTGGCATATCCTTTCAAAGAGAACAGGCTTAAGTCTTTTGGTCAATGAGTCCTATTCGGGCAGCAGAGTCAGCCGGACGGGAAACAGACCGATTACCTCTTCCTTTCTGGACGAGAAGAGACAAAGCCCACTATGCGGCGATATAATCATCATTTTTGGGGGAACCAATGACTGGGGAGCGAAGGAACAACCCGCTACCAAAGAAATCTTTACCGAAGCATACCGGAACTTGGTAGAGATGATGCTAAAGCGACACACAAAAAGCAAGCTCTATTTCTGCACACCGCTGCAAAGGACCGACCACGCACTAACAGAACAGAACATCCATGGGTGGACCCAACTTGACCTTGCCGACAGCATTCGATCTATCGTTGCAGACTATCCGAAAGCTCACCTGATCGACCTTGCCCTGCATCCAATCACCGAAGGAGATGGGATGCTTACCGACGGTCTCCATCCAACCCGCATGGGCATGGAAGTGCTCGCTTCCCTGATGCAGGCAGGCTTGAACCTTGTAATGGATTATCAGTAA
- a CDS encoding Fic family protein, producing MHQFDYIKLKESSWDSEVLSFVAQIREHKGKQELYLRQKPVELERLIEVAKIQSTDSSNRIEGIGTSSARMRDLVQERTTPKNRDEQEIVGYRDVLNTIHESYEHIPLKSDIILQLHRDLLAYTDKTFGGKFKNSQNYTTETHTDGSSFTRFTPLEPFETPMAVDAICSSYQQARENQVIDPLILIPIFICDFLCIHSFNDGNGRLSRLLTTLLLYQSGFIVGKYISMEQKIEKSKDTYYDVLEKASNSWRDRKNDYVPFIKYFLGIVLNCYRDFETRLGSVDFKSTPYEIVRKAVGDTLGVFTKTQILELCPSLGSSSVEAALKRLKEEGIIFRLGGGRSTTYIRNHNQ from the coding sequence ATGCACCAATTCGATTATATCAAATTGAAAGAAAGCTCTTGGGACAGTGAGGTCCTCTCGTTTGTTGCTCAGATTCGCGAGCATAAGGGAAAACAGGAGCTGTATCTCAGGCAGAAACCGGTCGAACTGGAACGTTTGATCGAGGTGGCAAAGATCCAGAGCACCGACAGTTCGAACAGGATTGAAGGCATTGGGACCTCAAGTGCACGGATGCGGGATTTGGTCCAGGAAAGGACTACCCCTAAAAACCGCGACGAACAGGAAATCGTAGGCTACCGCGATGTCCTGAATACGATTCACGAAAGCTACGAGCATATCCCGCTCAAGAGCGATATAATTCTGCAATTGCACAGGGACCTACTTGCATACACTGACAAGACTTTCGGTGGGAAGTTCAAGAATTCCCAAAATTACACCACTGAGACTCATACCGATGGCAGCTCCTTTACCCGCTTCACGCCGCTTGAGCCTTTTGAGACACCGATGGCAGTGGATGCAATCTGTAGCAGCTATCAGCAGGCTCGTGAGAATCAAGTGATTGATCCGCTGATCCTGATTCCAATCTTCATTTGCGATTTTCTCTGCATTCACTCGTTCAATGATGGCAACGGCCGACTGAGCCGGCTCCTTACTACATTGCTGTTGTACCAAAGCGGTTTCATTGTCGGCAAGTACATCAGCATGGAGCAGAAGATTGAGAAGTCAAAGGATACGTACTACGATGTATTGGAGAAAGCCTCCAACAGCTGGCGTGACAGGAAAAATGATTACGTTCCCTTCATCAAGTACTTTCTGGGGATTGTCTTGAATTGTTATCGTGATTTTGAAACCAGGCTTGGTTCGGTCGACTTCAAGAGTACCCCGTATGAGATTGTAAGAAAAGCAGTTGGTGATACCTTGGGAGTATTCACCAAGACGCAGATTCTCGAGCTTTGTCCCAGCCTCGGTAGTTCATCCGTTGAGGCTGCACTTAAACGCCTCAAGGAGGAAGGTATCATTTTCCGCCTAGGCGGCGGCAGAAGCACCACATATATACGGAATCATAATCAATAG